The genomic DNA ACCTGGCCCGTGGAAGTCCTCGAGGCGCGGGCGCGGCGGCTGCTCGCATTGCTGTCCCAGAAAGACATACACGCCCGTGTGTCTTCCACTTCCGGACAGGTAGGGGGAGGAGCGATGCCGCTGGCCAGGTTGCCGTCCTTCGCGTGCATCCTCACTCTAGGAGAGCCCGCTGCGTTTCTGGAATGTCTTCGGGGGGCGTCGGTTCCGGTGATCGGGCGGATCTCGGACGGAGAGGTGGTTCTCGATGTTCGTTGTCTGGCGGAGGAGGACCTTCCGCTGGTCGCCGACGCCGTCGCCATGGCTTCGCAGGGAAGGCAACCATGTTGAACAGTGCCGTTCTCGTCTTGAACCGCAACTACCAACCCGTCCATGTCACCTCGGTGAAGCGGGCCGTCCTGCTGCTGTATCTCGGGGTGGCCAAGGCCATCGACTCGCAGTACCGGTTGTATGAGTTCGAGGACTGGGCGGCGCTGAGTGCATCCACCGCGCACGATTCCATCCACACCATCAATCGGAGCATCCGCGTACCGCGGGTGGTGGTGCTCTCGGCCTACGAGTACCTGCCCCGGGGGAGGGTGCGCTTTTCCCGGCTCAACATCTACGCGCGCGACCACGACACCTGCCAGTATTGTGCTCGCCAGCTCCCGCGCTCGGAGTTGAATTTGGACCATGTCCTGCCGCGCTCCCAGGGCGGGAAGACGAGCTGGGAGAACGTGGTGTGCTCGTGCGTGCCGTGCAATCTGCGCAAGGGCGGACGTACACCCGAGCAGGCGGGCATCAAGCTCTTGCGCACGCCCGTGCGGCCTCGCTGGACGCCCTTCTTCAGGGGAGCATCGCGCCGCGTCACCTACCGGGAGTGGCTGCCGTTCCTCAATCTGGCGGATGCCTCGTACTGGAACGTGGAACTGCTGGATGACTGATGGAGGGGGCTTCCGGCCGCTGGCTTCCGGTCAGGGAGTCGACGCCGGGCCCGGGACGGGTTTTGATACGGGTGCCTTGAACTCAGCCCGTTCCGCCGCCTCCTCGTCCCCTCATCCCCCCGTGCCCGTGGAACCCACGGGCAACCCGCGCGCGCGTCCTCATCGCATCATCGCGGTGGGGGGAGGCAAAGGCGGCATTGGCAAGTCGCTCGTGTCCTCCAACCTCGGGGTCGCCCTGGCCGCCAGGGGACAGCGGGTGTTGCTCGTGGACGCGGATTTGGGGGGCGCCAATCTTCACACCTGCCTGGGCGTGGCCCAGCCCACCGCGACGCTGTCCGACTTCCTGCTGCGGCCCAAGGCGCGGCTCGAGGACGTCATCCTCCCCACGGGCGTGCCCAACCTGTCGCTGATCGCCGGGGCCCTGGATGTGCTGGACGCGGCCAACATCAAATACGCTCACAAGCAGCGGCTCCTGCGCAGTCTGCAGACCCAATCCGTGGACTACCTGATCCTGGATCTGGGCGCGGGCTCCAGCTTCAACACGCTCGATTTCTTCATCATCGCGGACCATGGCGTGCTGGTGCTCCTGCCCGAGCCCACCTCCGTGGAGAACGCCTACCGCTTCGTCAAGGCCGCCTTCTACCGGCGCTTGCAGCAGGTGGAGTCCGAGTACGGCATCGAGCGATGGGTGGAGCGTGCCCTGTCCACGCGCGAGGGCGCGAACAAGACCCCGCTGGAGATCGTCCAGCACGTGCGCCAGCAGAACGCCGCGCTCGCGAACCGGCTGGAGGCGGAACTCGCCGCGTTCCGCGTGAAGCTGGTGCTCAACCAGGCGCGCACGGACGCGGACATGAAGGTAGGCTCCGCCGTGGTCTCCGCGTGGAAGAAGTTCTTCGGTCTGGACATGGATGACTTTGGCGCCATCCGCTATGACGACGACGCTTGGCGCGCGGTGCGCAAGCGTCGTCCCATCGTGCTCGACAAGCCCGAGTCTCCCGCGGCGCTGGGGCTTCAGGGCATCGCCGAGCGCTTGTTGGCACTGGATTCAGTGACGGGGTGAGGAGCGAAGCATGAACCACTTCGAGCAGCAGTCCTACTACGACCTCCTGGAAGTACCCGTTTCCGCCACCCAGGAGGAGATCCTCGGGGCCTACGAGCGCGCCCTGGAGACGTACTCGCCCGATTCCATCGCCGTGTACACCCTGGTGGACCCCGGGCAGATCGACGCCCTGCGCCAGCGCCTCACCCAGGCCCGGGATGTCCTCTGCGCGCTGGAGCAGCGCCTCGAATACGACCGGACACTGGGCGTGACGCGTT from Melittangium boletus DSM 14713 includes the following:
- a CDS encoding HNH endonuclease, with amino-acid sequence MLNSAVLVLNRNYQPVHVTSVKRAVLLLYLGVAKAIDSQYRLYEFEDWAALSASTAHDSIHTINRSIRVPRVVVLSAYEYLPRGRVRFSRLNIYARDHDTCQYCARQLPRSELNLDHVLPRSQGGKTSWENVVCSCVPCNLRKGGRTPEQAGIKLLRTPVRPRWTPFFRGASRRVTYREWLPFLNLADASYWNVELLDD
- a CDS encoding P-loop NTPase, yielding MGGGKGGIGKSLVSSNLGVALAARGQRVLLVDADLGGANLHTCLGVAQPTATLSDFLLRPKARLEDVILPTGVPNLSLIAGALDVLDAANIKYAHKQRLLRSLQTQSVDYLILDLGAGSSFNTLDFFIIADHGVLVLLPEPTSVENAYRFVKAAFYRRLQQVESEYGIERWVERALSTREGANKTPLEIVQHVRQQNAALANRLEAELAAFRVKLVLNQARTDADMKVGSAVVSAWKKFFGLDMDDFGAIRYDDDAWRAVRKRRPIVLDKPESPAALGLQGIAERLLALDSVTG